The following DNA comes from Capsicum annuum cultivar UCD-10X-F1 chromosome 7, UCD10Xv1.1, whole genome shotgun sequence.
gcagccaaagttagctcaggactacttgtagttcggagcaccgtgtggcatcccggaaactagattttggggcgttacaactatGTGTAGCTTGTAATTTTTTATAGTTAACTCAAACTAATCATTAATTTAATTAATCGTGTATCTACctgaaaataattgaatttttggATACATTTTTGAAAGCTCAAACAAAATGGGGGATTTTAAGGAGAGGTTTTTTTGTTTGAGGTGCAAAGAAtgttcaatttatatatatatatatatatatatatatgtacatggtGTGATGGGTGGGGTGAGGGTGGGGGTATAGGGGTAGGGGATGGGTTtactacaaaatacaaattatGAATTACTCCCTCCATCGATCTATCAATGCTTTGAGAAACGCATTGAGTAATGACTGTAATTAAtagataaggataaaatggatAGAAATAACTATAATTTATAAAGGTATAtagtggggtgggggtggggtgggggtggttGGGGGTAGAGAGGGGAGAGGGGTCCAAAATAGGAAAGATGAAccgtaaaagaaaaaaattttacAATAATACATAAATGTGTCATTTAAAATGAATGTAGCTGGCATGTATATCCAACATTGGATATGCACAAGGAGATACTTAAATTGGTATAAAGTTGAACAGGTAGATACATCCATCTTACATTGCATCTGTGTGACAATTCACTTGAGATTGTCATGCGTGATGTGTATTTCTACTTGTTTAGCTTTATACTTCCTCCGTTCAATTTTACTTGTCACTTATTTTCTAatagaatttctatttttattgtcattcttgacatatcaagaaaatacaatttttattttccgaTTTTACAtttaatgttaattattttttctccaaattaatttcaagaaaaaataataaacattttTAATAGGGGTACTTGATAAATAACTAtgtcaataattattttcttaatgaatgtaTCAAGTCAAAGTATGACAAGTTAAAGCAAATGGAGGGAGTCAAGTTTAAATTTCTACTACActcagaggcggatccaggatccGGACTCCCTGGGTGCCAAGTAAACTTATCGATTAAATTaatcattattcattttttgatcTATAGGACAATTAAccaaccaattaataaaaatagaacaataataaaatgGCAAAacttaatctttcaaaaatattactaatatcataatataatatccataattcattacaaTTGTCCACGATGAGTTTTCATATTCGGGAAACGATCAACGATGACCTCATTACTTACATTTGCAAATACATCACGCTCTATGTAatatactaaaaaattatttaaatattgatcACCAATACAATTTTGCACTTTATTTTTTATGTGCTTAATGTAAGAGAATGTTCTTTCCACAGTTGTCGTAGAAAGGGGTAAAATTAGAGCCAACTtcacaaataaataaacaagtgaataagtctccACAAGATTTTCCTCAACTAATGCCTTTGTCAAATCACGAATTTCTTGCAAGTTGGAGAATTTGAAATTACCACCTCGCATATGAATTATGAAAGTATCAAGTTGGTAACTCAAATCTCGAAGCTTTTCATCGTCAAACTCATTTGGATAATACTTCGCTAAAGTCATGATTCTACCTTTATCAAAGTTAGAGAAATTATTGACAGAATTCAAGCTGCCCATCCCAAGAAGCAAATCACTACTCACTATATCAAAACGATCATTAAGCTCTTGAAGTTGCACATCAATGACAGCACAAAAGATTTCAACACGCAAATGGTACGAATAACAAACATCCAAACACTTATGCTTTgactttttatgaaaataaggCTCATCTAATTTGGGAATTAAGATACCATGTGAATCAAAAAATGAAGAAACATCATCCAACAAAGATTTCCACCCATTTTCTCTTATATCTTGCAATCTTTTCTTTGAAATGTtaagaaaattcatgaaattaacAATATCTTGATCTTTTTTTTGTAAAATCCTGCTCAACTCATTTGACATGGCCAACACTTTCAACATCAAGTGAAGCATAAaaacaaattttaatattttgacctTTGTCAAAAGATATTCCGCTTGATTTCTATCACTTTAGGTAgaaccttcaatttcaatcacTCCAAGCACATGAATAATAGATGAGAAAATAACTAGAAAGTTATCCAATGTTTTGAAATGTGATCCCAACGAGTGTCACCCAATATTTGAAGCCCATGTTCTTGATGTGATCCTTGTCCAGTATGAGCTTTACCGGACTCAAGTAATTGCTTCAAATTTTTAGCTTGGTGATGACGAAGTAAATCTCTACGCTTAAAAGATCTTCCAacaacattcaacacattagtAACATGATCAAAaaagtcttcaacttctaagtATTTTCTAGCAATAGCAACAAGCGTTAGTTGAAATTGATGtgcaaaataatgaatataatatgcCGAAGGAATATCCTTCATAATTAAAGTTTTGAGACCATTTATCTCTCCTTTCATATTACTGGATCTATCATAGCCTTGTCCACGTATTTTGGATGGACTTCGTGAGTGATCGGAAAGCAAAGaataaatttctttcttcaatGAGCATGCCGAAGTATCACTAATATGGACAAGACCGATAAATCATTCTGTAACTTCACCATTCTTATCAACATACCTCAAAACAAGAGTCATTTGTTCTTTGTGTGAGATGTCTTTGGATTCATCAACTAATATACCAAAATAATCTTCATTCAAGTCTCCAATTATAACTTTCAATGTTTCTTTCGCACAAGCATTGACAATATCCTTTTGGATCATAGGACAAGTCAAAGTATCATTTTGTAGAGCTTTTTCTAATATCACTTTTCCCACATCCGGATGTTTGTCTCCATGCCACCGCAAAACTCCTAAAAAGTAGCATTGATTAGTTGAAGATTCACTTTCGTCATGACCTCAAAAAGGCAATCTATGATACAAAAGAAGTATTTTCACTTCAATTGAAGCTTTCAAACGAATTCGGTACTCACTTTTTACCTTTTGAGAATGTTTGTCAAGAACAACTTGAATTGATTGACGATGATTTGACAAATCTATCATCTTATTGTAACACTTGTGGTGAACACTATTAATTTCACTAACATGTAAACGAAATCTTTCAAGAGCGTTATTCCAACCCCTAAAACCCCTTGATGCATAAAATCACCCGTAGTTTCATGAACAAATTTATTATTGAACAaataacaacaaagacaatatgcGGCATCTTTCTCCACACTATACTCCAACCAAGTAGAATGTGAACCTTTGAACCAACTTGAAGCAAATTGACGCATTCTACCTCCCATTTCACTTGAAGGATATGGTTTCAAGATAGGTTGACAAGGccatttttcaatataatatttcctCACTTCATCTCGTATTCGAGGATCATAATCAAAAATTGATCTTCTTTCTCCCGGATCGACTTTGAGTAAACCCAAATCGAGGTCAGTTATAAGACAAGAACGATAGACATTGACATTGAAATTACTAGAACTTGATTGAAAATAATTAACCTTCTTTAAAAAACTCTCCGTCTCAATTCACAAAACAAGAACACTTTCTCCTAAATCAATATAATTCCAAATTTGTGTTTCTAGgctcaagaaagagaaacaaaataatttttcaaaataacttacAGACCTGTGTGTGTTGAATGTTGAGATAAGAAATTAGTTAATAAACGGATGTGGAGAGTAGTGAGACTAAGGCCGTGAGCCTTTTGCCGGCGACGATAAAGAATGGCCGGCGGCAACAAGCAGCATCAGGCAACAACCTCAAGTACAGAGAGAAAGGTCAATGTTTTGATTTGGaaatagagttttttttttcattttgatgaGAGAGATTAGATTATACCTttttaaacaattaaataaataaataaaagtcaaaaaataatattaattatatataaaagtcaactagtataatatataagtaaaatGATAGAATTTACGTCTGTTGCCCTATTTTAATCAACAatgcttaataaaaaaaaaaaaaaaacataggcTACAAACCGAGATAGAACACACGACCTATGGAACATAAAAGCAGCACTTTGCCACTTGCACTAGATAGtgatttaatatttgaatatatatatatatatatatatatatatagtttctgTAGAAGTTTTCTGGTGGCGTGCCACCTCTACGGGCCTTAATAGATCCGCCCCTGACTACACTCAAATTGAAGAACATAAATGTCAGCTAAAATCGTACTACAGGACACA
Coding sequences within:
- the LOC124885663 gene encoding uncharacterized protein LOC124885663; its protein translation is MIDLSNHRQSIQVVLDKHSQKVKRVLRWHGDKHPDVGKVILEKALQNDTLTCPMIQKDIVNACAKETLKVIIGDLNEDYFGILVDESKDISHKEQMTLVLRKYLEVEDFFDHVTNVLNVVGRSFKRRDLLRHHQAKNLKQLLESVLAMSNELSRILQKKDQDIVNFMNFLNISKKRLQDIRENGWKSLLDDVSSFFDSHGILIPKLDEPYFHKKSKHKCLDVCYSYHLRVEIFCAVIDVQLQELNDRFDIVSSDLLLGMGSLNSVNNFSNFDKGRIMTLAKYYPNEFDDEKLRDLSYQLDTFIIHMRGGNFKFSNLQEIRDLTKALVEENLVETYSLVYLFVKLALILPLSTTTVERTFSYIKHIKNKVQNCIGDQYLNNFLVYYIERDVFANVSNEVIVDRFPNMKTHRGQL